Proteins encoded in a region of the Paenibacillus sp. E222 genome:
- a CDS encoding multidrug effflux MFS transporter: MKSSPASLSTHSTSRVRMALILGTLSAFGPLSLDMYLPALPTLADEFQSSTSYAQLSLTACMVGLAAGQLLAGPLSDVRGRRTPLIAGLILYTIASILCLVSPTMGSFVVLRFIQGAAGAAGIVISRAVVRDVYSGPELTRFFSLLMLINGVAPIAAPIIGGQLLAYTSWRGVFILLSIIGILTLVAVVVGLGETLPAERRSSGGLKQTLVTFRQIAGDRLFMGYALTQGFVSAGMFAYISGSPFVLQKIYGISPQMFSVCFAINGLGIILASQIAGRLAGKVSETRLLSAGLITAALGGTSLLIAILAGGNLISVLIPLFLVVSSVGLVNTASFALAMANQEKSAGSASALIGVMTFLFGGIVAPLVGLGGEGTAVPMGIVIACADLGALLIYVVMVGKSKRGKRQGKQQLA, from the coding sequence ATGAAAAGCTCACCAGCTTCATTAAGCACCCATTCTACATCCCGTGTACGTATGGCATTGATTTTAGGGACACTGTCGGCCTTTGGGCCGCTGTCCCTGGATATGTATTTGCCAGCACTGCCCACACTGGCCGATGAATTTCAATCATCCACTTCTTATGCCCAGCTCAGTCTAACGGCATGTATGGTCGGACTGGCCGCAGGGCAGCTGCTGGCTGGACCTCTAAGTGATGTGCGTGGTCGTCGTACGCCTCTTATTGCGGGTCTTATTCTCTATACGATCGCTTCCATACTCTGCCTGGTCAGCCCTACGATGGGCTCTTTTGTTGTGCTGCGTTTCATTCAGGGGGCAGCGGGAGCAGCGGGAATCGTTATCTCGCGCGCAGTGGTGAGGGATGTGTATTCCGGGCCGGAGCTAACACGTTTCTTCTCCCTCTTAATGCTGATTAACGGGGTTGCACCGATTGCTGCACCAATTATCGGCGGGCAACTGCTTGCATATACGTCGTGGCGCGGTGTATTTATTTTGCTGAGTATCATTGGTATTTTGACTTTAGTTGCTGTTGTGGTTGGTCTAGGGGAGACACTGCCTGCAGAACGACGATCCAGCGGAGGACTGAAGCAGACGCTGGTTACATTCCGCCAAATCGCAGGGGATCGTCTGTTCATGGGTTACGCCTTAACTCAAGGTTTTGTATCTGCTGGCATGTTTGCCTACATATCAGGTTCGCCGTTTGTGCTTCAGAAAATATATGGCATCTCCCCGCAAATGTTCAGTGTCTGCTTCGCCATTAACGGTCTCGGTATCATTTTGGCAAGTCAGATCGCCGGAAGACTTGCGGGTAAAGTATCTGAAACTCGTCTGTTGAGCGCAGGACTGATAACTGCTGCTCTGGGAGGAACATCTCTGCTCATCGCCATTCTGGCAGGAGGTAATCTGATTTCGGTCCTGATCCCGTTATTTCTCGTGGTATCCAGTGTGGGTCTGGTTAATACGGCTTCCTTTGCACTGGCGATGGCCAATCAGGAGAAATCAGCAGGCAGTGCATCAGCACTTATTGGAGTGATGACGTTCCTGTTCGGCGGTATTGTTGCTCCACTTGTGGGTCTTGGAGGAGAAGGCACAGCTGTACCAATGGGCATTGTCATCGCTTGTGCGGATCTGGGTGCATTGCTGATTTATGTTGTAATGGTAGGCAAAAGCAAGAGAGGGAAACGTCAGGGGAAACAGCAGCTGGCGTGA
- a CDS encoding type III polyketide synthase, translating into MNPLDGTVTASIMGIGTALPVHRIEQKDVSARLAQALEHEPDSRRWAKRIFNQCGVETRYSCEPNLLEPVESCRYLPFTQTDNVPTTAERMAKYKEAAVPLGIQAAHQALEDAAVSTSEITHLITVSCTGQFLPGLDVRLIQQLELSPRINRIPLVFQGCAAGLKAIQLANSIVTSDQDAKVLIVCVELCTLHFQPSAKRDDLFAASFFGDGASACVVGLSGTGGKELFRLGSGHSVLLPDCSEEMIWELGNTGFDLYLSPQIPKLLGLHLGPEVEQLLNGSDLPEIWAIHPGGRGIVDAVQKLYQLSDEQVAYSRNILRDYGNLSSVTILFVLQAIRDDYRKKKEASSGIALAFGPGLTAELLPFTYVPAPVEEREPVNQGVI; encoded by the coding sequence ATGAACCCACTTGATGGAACCGTAACTGCAAGTATCATGGGAATTGGAACGGCATTGCCTGTTCACCGGATTGAGCAAAAGGATGTGTCTGCTCGGCTCGCACAAGCGCTGGAGCATGAGCCGGATTCCAGACGATGGGCCAAGCGAATATTCAACCAGTGCGGTGTCGAGACGCGTTATTCCTGTGAACCGAACCTGCTGGAGCCAGTAGAGTCTTGCCGTTATCTGCCCTTTACCCAGACGGATAACGTTCCGACCACAGCCGAACGTATGGCCAAATATAAGGAAGCAGCCGTTCCACTTGGAATTCAGGCAGCGCATCAGGCGCTCGAGGATGCCGCCGTTTCGACTTCTGAAATTACACATCTCATTACCGTCAGTTGTACAGGGCAATTCCTGCCCGGTCTAGATGTTCGGCTGATTCAGCAGCTTGAACTATCGCCGCGTATTAACCGGATTCCGCTTGTGTTCCAGGGATGCGCTGCGGGTCTGAAGGCTATACAGTTGGCGAATTCGATTGTGACGAGTGACCAAGATGCTAAGGTACTTATCGTATGTGTAGAGCTGTGCACCCTTCATTTTCAGCCGTCCGCCAAGCGAGATGATCTGTTCGCAGCGTCCTTTTTCGGAGATGGCGCATCTGCCTGTGTTGTGGGCCTGTCCGGGACAGGAGGCAAAGAACTGTTCAGATTGGGTAGTGGGCATTCCGTGTTGCTGCCAGACTGTTCGGAAGAGATGATCTGGGAATTGGGAAATACCGGTTTCGATCTGTATCTCTCGCCACAGATTCCGAAGCTGCTCGGTTTACATCTTGGCCCAGAGGTTGAACAATTGCTGAACGGCAGCGATCTACCGGAGATCTGGGCGATCCACCCTGGAGGCAGAGGTATTGTGGATGCGGTACAGAAGCTGTACCAGCTGTCAGATGAACAGGTCGCTTACAGTCGAAACATTTTACGGGATTATGGAAATCTATCCTCTGTGACGATTTTGTTTGTTTTACAAGCCATCCGCGATGATTATCGTAAAAAGAAAGAAGCTTCCAGCGGAATAGCCCTTGCATTTGGACCGGGACTGACAGCGGAATTGCTTCCTTTTACTTATGTTCCTGCCCCCGTTGAAGAAAGAGAACCAGTGAATCAAGGCGTAATTTAG
- a CDS encoding flavin reductase family protein, with protein sequence MHTLDPRALTGRDNYKLMSGSVVPRPIAFVTTLSQDGSVINAAPFSFFNVVSSDPPILSISIARKNGVMKDTARNVLSRKELVVHICDESIALDMNETAAMLEPHESELERTNLTTVPSTVVSVPAIQEALIRMECKLYQHIPISNDEGEPVSDLLLVRIVQYHFSENVYDPTTKYILMDQLKPISRLAGNDYAKLGERFTVVRPEYQLSRLNDLLKDGSG encoded by the coding sequence ATGCATACTTTGGACCCGCGAGCATTGACGGGCAGAGATAACTATAAATTGATGAGTGGGTCGGTGGTGCCACGCCCCATCGCATTTGTGACAACTCTTTCACAGGATGGCAGCGTCATTAATGCAGCGCCTTTTAGTTTTTTTAATGTAGTCAGCTCTGATCCGCCGATATTATCCATATCTATTGCACGCAAGAACGGTGTTATGAAAGATACGGCTCGCAATGTGCTTTCGAGGAAAGAACTCGTGGTACATATTTGTGATGAATCGATCGCTCTTGACATGAACGAGACGGCTGCCATGCTGGAGCCCCACGAAAGTGAGCTGGAACGGACAAATCTGACGACTGTACCAAGTACTGTGGTCTCCGTACCAGCAATACAGGAAGCACTCATTCGCATGGAATGTAAGTTGTATCAGCATATTCCGATATCGAATGATGAGGGAGAACCTGTGAGTGATCTGCTTCTGGTTCGTATTGTACAATACCATTTCAGTGAGAACGTGTATGATCCTACCACCAAATATATATTAATGGATCAGTTGAAACCGATTAGCAGGCTGGCCGGGAATGACTATGCCAAACTTGGCGAGAGATTTACGGTGGTCAGGCCGGAGTACCAGCTGAGCAGGCTGAACGACCTGTTGAAGGATGGGTCTGGATAA
- a CDS encoding iron-hydroxamate ABC transporter substrate-binding protein, whose product MFKNNKKMIMLLITVMVMSIWLAACGSKPADNGTAAGENNTATETQTEAPTERTLTDAMGHEVKIPANPERIIASYLEDNLVTLGVKPVAQWSVANGIQEYLQKDLDGIPTIAFDLPFEAVTSFNPDLIIIGSESVVEGEKYAQYSKIAPTYVLGDEINSDWRKTLLKIGEILNKGDEAQKALDDYEVKATEIKEKINTVTGGTKSAAAIWLVSGKFFIVSDNVSSGEVMYKELGLAEPEVVKEISANATGNWSSISLEKLAEMDADYLFFVNSDEGTGSEALKDPVWQSIPAVKNGNLFEFTRSRSWLYSGVQANLQIMEDIQKSIVK is encoded by the coding sequence TTGTTTAAGAACAATAAAAAAATGATCATGCTTCTGATCACCGTAATGGTCATGTCCATCTGGCTTGCAGCATGTGGATCGAAGCCAGCAGACAACGGTACAGCAGCAGGAGAGAACAATACAGCAACGGAGACACAGACAGAAGCTCCGACAGAACGTACATTGACAGATGCAATGGGTCACGAAGTGAAAATTCCTGCAAATCCGGAGCGGATCATCGCTTCGTATCTGGAAGATAATCTGGTTACACTCGGCGTGAAGCCAGTTGCCCAATGGTCCGTAGCCAATGGAATCCAGGAGTATTTGCAAAAAGATCTGGACGGCATTCCGACAATTGCCTTCGATCTTCCTTTCGAAGCGGTAACAAGCTTCAACCCGGATCTGATTATTATCGGTTCCGAAAGTGTGGTTGAAGGCGAGAAATACGCTCAATACAGCAAGATCGCGCCTACTTATGTACTTGGCGATGAGATCAATAGCGATTGGCGCAAAACCCTGCTAAAAATCGGCGAAATTCTGAATAAAGGCGATGAAGCACAAAAAGCGCTGGATGATTACGAAGTGAAAGCCACAGAAATCAAGGAAAAAATCAACACGGTTACAGGTGGAACGAAATCGGCAGCGGCTATCTGGTTGGTAAGCGGCAAATTCTTTATCGTAAGTGACAATGTATCCAGTGGTGAAGTGATGTACAAGGAATTGGGACTTGCTGAGCCCGAAGTGGTGAAAGAAATCTCTGCCAATGCGACAGGTAACTGGTCCTCCATCTCGCTGGAAAAATTGGCGGAAATGGATGCAGACTACTTGTTCTTTGTGAATAGTGATGAAGGTACGGGTTCAGAAGCACTGAAAGATCCGGTATGGCAAAGCATCCCGGCAGTGAAAAACGGTAACTTGTTCGAATTTACCCGTTCGAGAAGCTGGTTGTATAGCGGTGTTCAAGCGAACCTTCAAATTATGGAAGACATTCAGAAAAGTATTGTAAAATAA